The Quercus lobata isolate SW786 chromosome 9, ValleyOak3.0 Primary Assembly, whole genome shotgun sequence region TTTGGCCTACCGTAAATGTTCCACTTTTATGCTCCTCCAATCCAGTCATAGTATTTCAtgtgtctcattttttttttttttcatattaaattttttctatttaactGAAATATAAATGTATTGTGTGGAAGGTTGTAATTGATGGAATATAAATTATTGTGTACAAAatgggacaaaaaaaaaaatattattttgtaagGCAATAATGGCAACcaaataaaatcttttataacTCCAGTCTATAACTACAAAAGTTGAGTCCTTTTATAGTTGTACTCTAAttaaataatgtattataaatccagttaaaaatactaatattactatttttgtgtATAAACCAATCACAACGTATTACATTTTTTCTTccattataaaataactaaagctTAAAATGGAAACAAATCAGAGACATGAGATATTGCAGTTGGTGGCGCATAAAGCGGAACTTGAAAGGTAGAACAAAGGTTTCCattcaataacaaccaataTTTAAGGTATAGAAAATTTTCTATCTCAAAATTATTCGCTTCTATAAGAAGAATCCTCCTCCTATCAtggagggagggggggggggggggggtgaatcCTACCATGTGTCCCATACAAAGACCCACACTTCTTGTGAGAGAAAAGAGGACTCCTTCCATAGGAGGAAATAATTTCTTGTAGGTGTTCTATTTTATTCACTTCAAATTGCACCTTGtagcatttattttattttttagaatccCATAATGTGTCAGTTGAAATTATTCCTTTTACGGGAGGAGACCTCCTTCCTCTCTCAACAACATATAACTTGTCACATTTGTTGTAAATATTAGGATAATATAGTGGAAATATACTATCATATAGCTTTAATGCTACATAGTacatataagaattttttttattatttatttatgggatACGTTAGGATAAATGTGTTCAATAAAGAATTTTTGAGTCcgtaaattattgaaaaaattgaacacatataaaaaaataataataataattgtgaagGGCAGTACCTAGCTATGGTTTCATAACTTCGTTCATTTGGAAAATTTGGGGGGCATTGGAATGAATTGAGGTCAGGACCTTGTACCCTATTTACAGAGAGCATTGTGCCTCTTCATGGAGAGAGAGATCTTTGTGAAGAGTTGTTCCTCATAAAACCAATGCAAGTCGTTATTGAGGGTTCAATATATAGCTTCGCTAATCAGATTTCTTACATATGATTTTCACCATCGCGGGATTTCATTTCTCTGGGAGAACAACACTTATTTGACACTGAAactaaaaagacaaaataaaataaacaaaaaaaaaaaattactttgttTATGCAATGAGTTGCTCTCTATGTATTGGTGTCATGCACCATTCGTTATATCCCTTACTCTCCTTATTTGCAGCTGAAACTAGatagaaacaacaacaaaacaacaaaacaacccaaagaagaagaaaagaaacaaataagcTGCTCTATATATAGCTCCGAGGTGCCATgcattatatgtttatataaatcACACCATCGTACTATCTTTGCTTTCTTGTTCATCCATGGTGTTGCAAAGAGCTTTACCCCTTGTCTCTGGCAAAACGATCACAAAGAACCCACACAACAATATTGTCAAtccaaaaatcccaaaagataGAAACTCATTTCTCCTCCCTATTGAAATTGATACCGGATCAAACACTGAACCAAGCGCAACAGCTTGCCTAGCCAACGATGTGGCTGAGTTCCTCACACTTGTTGGAAACAACTCAATTGTGAATATTATCAACACATTAAATGCCAAACTTAGCTAAAGAAAGATGCTAGTTCTAGCCCAATTTGTATGCCTTTTCTACCTTTGCCTACAATGACACAGACTATGCTGCATATGCCACTTATTGTACAAAAGGCAAACAATGAACTTTTCCTTTTCCATCTTGATATAAAGAACAAGGTCAGTAAATTTGAAGGTATTAACAATGAGGCATTAAATATGACACTCAAATAAATGCTGAAATCCAAATTTCCTACCCCAAGTAACATGCCAAAGTATACCACTCCAACGCCAAAACCAATTACCATAGCTGCTAATATCCTTTTCAAAGCCCATTTTCTCTTAAATAAGTCCTTCATGGACTTATAAGGATGAACCTTTGGTATTTCTTGCCTGTGGTGAATGTTGGATAGGTATGAGTCCAAAATTCTGTCTTCTATGGATGCAATTCTTTTCAATATTGCTATGGCTTCTTTGTCACGCCCTTGCATGAAAAGCCATCTAGGAGACTCATAGACAAAGAAATAAGTTATGATATAGTAAAAGATTGCTGGAATGGAAGTGTAGAGAAAGAGGATTCTCCATGATGAACCTCTATTAGTATATGCTACAGCTGGTAAGGATAATAACCCAAGAGCATAAGAGAAAAATGCCGTTGTCCCTACTTGGCTACGCAGCCTTTTTCCAATTCTTTCTGTTATCAAAATAAGAGTGCATGTTATAACTGATGAACGGCTAAGTCCACTTACAAATCTCAAGCTCGAGTACATCCAAATGTTTGTTGAGAAGGCTGAGAGAAGCGCGGTCACGGACATTATTAGGCTTGAGAGGTAAAGCAAATTCTTTCTACCAAGACAAAAGTCACCAAGTATAGCAAGAGTGAAGCCACCAATTAGGCTGCCAATGTAGAAGGATGAAGCAGGAAGGGATGTGATGAATGAACTAGCACATTCAAGACCCCAGTCTGATATGATTGAGTAATGAGAAGGTTCATCCCAAGACCAAGAATTTCTTGGGAGTTTACAAATATTGGATTTTGGGTTGCATGATGTATCAAAGGTATTGCAATGCCATTTTGGTACAGCATCAGCATAGATGCTAATGAATGTTTGTTGTGCATCAAAAAACGCTGGTACTGATACGAGGATGGCTTGCATGAACTGTGAACACCCAAAACGTCCTATAATTTGTTCAATTGTTTCATCTAGAGACATTGAGGGGAGGACTACTTGGTTAGAATTTGATACTTCCATATTGGAATAGTTGTGCTAATGCTTAGATGACTATTGCATGCAGAAATATCATTTAAGTACTGGTGGTCTTAAGCCCTTAACTTCTAGGCTTCTAGCAGTCTGTATTTGAATGACTGGTTGCTAGGCCTGCGTGCATAGTAAGCTGTAGAGAAGAGTTATGCTTTTTATTTAGAAGATAAGGAAGCGTGAGAATACTATTAGCTCAAACAAAAGAAAGCCATGTCCGGTCCTGTCTGTCCCCCAATTTGACAGAATTCTCCACAGTTTATGAAAATAAGAGGAGGGGTGAAAGCCACCGTCCATTTGTGCAGAATATTTTCACTGTTGAACTACAAACTGTGAAGAACCTAAAAGAATGGCCAAATATATGAGTAAAGCAAGAAagaatattacaatttttttttttttaatttgcaccttttcaaatctaaatattttatataacatCATAATCAttacttacatttttttttctttcctatttttctTTGAGCATAAGTTTATTGTTCTTTAAATAATGGTTAAAGATTGGTGTGGAACAAAAACAAATGACACCAGAGTGTCCCATTCAAGAAAATAACTTGATAAAAAACCTTACCATTTGAGAAACAAAAGCATACACATACAAGGGAGAGAGAAAcgaaagttatatatatattaaaaggaaagttatatatatatatatatatatatatatatttgagaaacaAACGCATACACAtacaagggagagagaaatgagttctaacacaaagacacaccacaactctactcaaaagctatggtaacttttaagggggGGTGAgtcaagttatactacacacaatacactctcttaagcaatgtaTCTAAATGTTTGCAATTTAAAATATCTAGAAGAAGCTAGTTATAGTCATTTTACAATAGATTATCAGCACTAATTGAATGCACTCGAATAAATAGTGAATTATGGATTCTCTAACTTAGAACTGCCCTGTAAATggaaatattaagaaaaaaataacattttttggGGTATGACATAGATAGATACGATTAATGctttttcttgggtcattaCACATACAAATTTTGTCTAAGATAAATACATGTTTTCCACAAATGGAGCCAAATGAAGATTCAGACGATTATAGGTCCAAACTCGATTAAGGCACCTACAAagagtgaaagaaagaaaatctaaaacaGAAGCTTCTGTTTTCTAGGTTTTATTTTGGGCAGACTAAATATTGGGCTCAACATGACAAGTCGAACATGTCTTAATTTGTTGGCCTGCTCAGCCCATCCCTAACAAATCCATCaaatctcttttctttcttttccctgGTGACCAAAAGACACAGTTCTCTTACCAACTGCAATCTATTGAGTCTATCAAGAGACCTCTTCCCTAACACCCTAACATTTGGGAGTGCTCTTTAGTCGTTACTTTAatactttagtaatttcctAATAAATGCAAAGCAAGTATGAGAAAATACACTGTAATGATGTGAAAGGCTTACTCCATAGGAAtgacattttcaaaatattaattattgttgcacATAGTTTTTGAAATCGTGATtgtgtttggaaaaaaaaaattcagtgaTAATTGTAGATCAGTGAAatagtgttttgtgttttgaaaacacgATTTTAATTTGTACGTAAATACTATGTTGGATAATCattatacttttaaaaattcATGTTCATCTTGATGGCAAATGTGCTTACTAGTTTTCATTCCACCAAGGTTAAGTTGTTTGTTGAGTTATATATTGATcctagttaattaattcaattaccaaaaattgattaattagtcaaattacatgcaaatcagATTAAGGCACAAGCAAATCACCAAACTAAATTAAGTGCAGCAGAAAATAAGCTTGACACGGCAATTTGATCATGATGGGAAAAACCCTTGTAGGCAAAAAACTCACCAGGTGAATTTCAAGTTACCACTCCtgaagaatccactaatcaagaaacaagtggttacaagtgcAAGGAATTTTACCCCAACTAAACTATCCCAAAGTATCAACCTATAGTAGAACCTACTGACCTATGCCAATATAAACTCCAA contains the following coding sequences:
- the LOC115962175 gene encoding organic cation/carnitine transporter 2-like — encoded protein: MEVSNSNQVVLPSMSLDETIEQIIGRFGCSQFMQAILVSVPAFFDAQQTFISIYADAVPKWHCNTFDTSCNPKSNICKLPRNSWSWDEPSHYSIISDWGLECASSFITSLPASSFYIGSLIGGFTLAILGDFCLGRKNLLYLSSLIMSVTALLSAFSTNIWMYSSLRFVSGLSRSSVITCTLILITERIGKRLRSQVGTTAFFSYALGLLSLPAVAYTNRGSSWRILFLYTSIPAIFYYIITYFFVYESPRWLFMQGRDKEAIAILKRIASIEDRILDSYLSNIHHRQEIPKVHPYKSMKDLFKRKWALKRILAAMVIGFGVGVVYFGMLLGVGNLDFSIYLSVIFNASLLIPSNLLTLFFISRWKRKSSLFAFCTISGICSIVCVIVGKGRKGIQIGLELASFFS